A genomic window from Pseudomonas cavernicola includes:
- a CDS encoding HlyD family secretion protein: MNSLEDKAVIATDASAETGVVVARPNKRKMIGLLLCAGAVAVVAAGWAMALSSGTTSTDNAYVRGDVTSLAAKVAGYVTAVEVEDNQTVRAGDVLFRIDDRDYRARLAQAEANIKAAQARLTHVDAETQLQRALIRQAQAQRRSAAAEMNLATKTHDRSRKLIVSNAVSQALVDETGTARSRAEATVSAASATVEAQQQHIAVLVAEREAAVAAVTQAQAARDLARIDLDSTVVRAPVDGVIGNRQVRIGRFVTPGVSLLDIVPVNDVWVVANFKETQLEHIRPGQRVRITVDGYPNGALEGVVDSFAPGSGSAFSLLPTDNATGNFVRVVQRVPVKIRLAHNPLPGRIVPGLSARVEIAEGSGS; encoded by the coding sequence ATGAACTCGCTCGAGGACAAGGCCGTCATTGCCACCGACGCAAGCGCCGAGACCGGTGTCGTAGTGGCGCGGCCGAACAAGAGAAAGATGATCGGCTTGCTGCTGTGCGCAGGTGCCGTGGCGGTCGTGGCTGCCGGATGGGCCATGGCGCTTTCGAGCGGCACGACCTCGACCGACAATGCTTATGTCCGCGGCGACGTCACCTCGCTCGCCGCCAAGGTGGCCGGCTATGTCACTGCGGTAGAGGTCGAGGACAACCAAACCGTCCGGGCGGGTGACGTACTGTTCCGGATCGACGATCGGGACTATCGCGCACGGCTTGCGCAAGCCGAGGCCAATATCAAGGCTGCCCAGGCTCGCCTGACCCATGTCGATGCCGAGACCCAGCTTCAGCGTGCCCTGATTCGACAGGCCCAGGCCCAGAGACGTTCGGCCGCGGCCGAGATGAATCTGGCGACCAAGACCCACGATCGCAGCCGCAAACTTATTGTCAGCAACGCGGTCAGCCAAGCCCTGGTCGATGAAACCGGCACGGCACGATCGAGAGCCGAGGCGACGGTATCGGCAGCATCGGCAACGGTGGAGGCGCAACAGCAACACATCGCCGTCCTTGTGGCCGAGCGAGAAGCTGCCGTGGCTGCGGTGACGCAGGCGCAGGCCGCGCGTGATCTTGCCCGGATCGATCTCGACAGCACCGTGGTACGCGCGCCTGTTGATGGCGTTATCGGTAACCGCCAGGTCCGCATCGGCCGCTTCGTTACGCCGGGCGTTTCCTTGCTCGATATCGTGCCGGTCAATGATGTGTGGGTCGTGGCGAATTTCAAGGAAACCCAGCTCGAACATATCCGCCCCGGTCAGCGCGTGCGCATCACGGTCGACGGCTACCCCAACGGGGCACTTGAAGGCGTGGTCGACAGCTTTGCACCGGGTAGCGGGTCGGCGTTCAGCTTGCTCCCCACAGACAACGCGACCGGGAACTTTGTGCGTGTCGTGCAGCGCGTTCCGGTAAAGATCCGGCTTGCCCACAACCCGTTGCCGGGCCGCATCGTGCCTGGCCTGTCCGCGCGTGTCGAGATTGCAGAAGGGAGCGGCTCATGA
- a CDS encoding cupin domain-containing protein gives MFTRILLAAAFAALSIATASAGDPIPGKVKVVFDHPLPNVPGKSMKGVLVEYAPGASSPSHTHPKSAFIYATVLEGAVRSSVNGSPEKVYKAGENFFEEPGSFHAVSANASDTEPARLLAVFVLDSKEKELVTPANK, from the coding sequence ATGTTTACTCGAATTCTTTTGGCCGCTGCCTTCGCAGCGCTGTCGATCGCCACAGCTTCGGCCGGCGACCCGATTCCAGGCAAGGTGAAGGTCGTATTCGATCACCCCCTGCCGAACGTGCCCGGCAAGAGCATGAAAGGCGTGCTGGTCGAGTACGCGCCGGGCGCCTCGTCGCCGTCCCACACGCATCCGAAGTCGGCCTTCATCTATGCAACGGTCCTTGAGGGCGCGGTGCGCAGCAGCGTCAACGGCTCGCCAGAAAAGGTCTACAAGGCCGGCGAAAACTTCTTCGAAGAGCCTGGCTCCTTTCACGCGGTAAGTGCGAACGCCAGTGACACGGAGCCTGCACGCCTGCTGGCCGTGTTCGTCCTTGACAGCAAGGAAAAGGAACTCGTCACGCCCGCCAATAAATAA
- a CDS encoding SDR family oxidoreductase, translating into MKIVVIGGTGLIGSKLVKNLRERGHDAFAAAPSTGVNSITREGLAQAMDGAHVVVDVANAPSWEDQAVLEFFETSSRNLLAAEAAAGVRHHVALSIVGSERLPDNGYFRAKVAQENLIKASGMPYTILRATQFFEFVGGIAQSATVGEEIHLSPALIQPIASDDVAAALTDVTLAAPVNGTVEVAGPEAMPLDELVRRFLRATRDTRKVVPDVHARYFGDVLDDQSLTPGKNSRLGAIHFEDWLAQSTAQAGR; encoded by the coding sequence ATGAAGATCGTCGTCATCGGAGGCACCGGCCTCATCGGATCGAAACTTGTGAAGAACCTGCGCGAGCGCGGCCACGACGCGTTCGCAGCCGCCCCCAGCACAGGCGTGAACAGCATCACCCGCGAGGGCCTGGCCCAAGCGATGGATGGTGCTCATGTTGTCGTCGACGTGGCGAACGCGCCGTCGTGGGAAGACCAGGCCGTCCTCGAGTTCTTCGAAACCTCGAGTCGTAACCTGCTGGCGGCCGAAGCCGCCGCTGGCGTTCGCCATCACGTTGCCCTGTCGATCGTCGGCAGCGAACGGCTGCCCGACAACGGCTATTTCCGGGCGAAGGTCGCGCAGGAAAACCTCATCAAGGCGTCCGGCATGCCTTACACCATCCTGCGTGCCACGCAGTTCTTCGAGTTTGTCGGCGGCATTGCCCAGTCGGCCACAGTCGGCGAGGAGATTCACCTATCGCCGGCGCTGATCCAGCCGATAGCGTCCGACGATGTGGCGGCGGCGCTCACCGATGTCACGCTGGCAGCGCCGGTCAATGGCACGGTCGAAGTCGCCGGCCCCGAGGCCATGCCGCTGGATGAACTGGTCAGGCGCTTCCTGCGGGCAACCCGCGACACGCGCAAGGTCGTGCCGGACGTGCACGCGCGCTACTTCGGCGACGTTCTCGACGATCAATCGCTGACCCCCGGCAAGAATTCGCGCCTGGGCGCGATCCACTTCGAGGACTGGCTCGCCCAGTCGACGGCCCAGGCGGGGCGCTGA
- a CDS encoding winged helix-turn-helix domain-containing tetratricopeptide repeat protein, with the protein MQFVFEDYVLDQERRELTLRGQVVNVGPQVFDLLLQLVTNRDHVVSKDDLLKAVWSGRIVSESTITSHINAVRKAIGDTGEEQRLVRTVARKGYRFVGEIKAVEIGEAQQPDWPGIGERTPVEPKQTPPSALVVPDKPSITVLPFQNLSGDPEQEYFADGVVEDIIAALSRIRWLFVIARNSSFTYKGRAVDVKEVGQELGVRYVLEGSVRKSGNKVRITGQLIDATTGTHIWAERFEGMLDDIFELQDQIAESVVGAIAPQLERAEIERAKRKPTESLDAYDYYLRGTAKLHNGTHEAIDEALSLFYKAIELDPEFASAYGMAAWCHFWRKLNGWMSDRTREIAEGARLARLAVALGRDDAVALTRGGHALGHLAGDIDGGIALLDRARLLNPNLAPAWYLGGILRALRGETDAAIENLTHAMRLSPLDPEMFRMQVGMALAHFFAGRFDCAADWAEKALGNLPSFLPPVALVAASHALTGRMDKARQSMQHLYDLDPSLRISNLKDWLPIQRPEDLARLADGLRLAGLPE; encoded by the coding sequence TTGCAATTCGTGTTTGAAGACTACGTGCTCGACCAGGAGCGCCGGGAACTGACCTTGCGCGGGCAAGTCGTGAACGTCGGGCCGCAGGTCTTCGATCTGTTGCTGCAGCTGGTCACCAACCGCGATCACGTCGTCAGCAAGGACGATTTGCTCAAGGCGGTGTGGAGCGGCCGGATCGTCTCGGAATCGACCATCACCAGCCACATCAATGCGGTGCGCAAGGCCATCGGCGACACCGGCGAGGAGCAGCGCCTTGTTCGGACGGTCGCTCGCAAGGGTTACCGCTTCGTCGGCGAGATCAAGGCCGTCGAGATCGGTGAAGCGCAACAGCCCGACTGGCCAGGCATCGGCGAACGCACGCCCGTTGAGCCGAAGCAAACGCCTCCATCCGCGCTCGTCGTTCCGGACAAGCCCTCCATTACTGTCTTGCCCTTCCAGAACCTGAGCGGCGATCCGGAGCAGGAATATTTCGCCGACGGCGTGGTGGAGGACATCATCGCCGCCCTGTCGCGTATCCGCTGGCTGTTCGTCATCGCCCGCAATTCCAGCTTCACCTACAAGGGCCGGGCGGTGGACGTTAAGGAAGTCGGCCAGGAGCTCGGCGTGCGCTACGTGCTGGAAGGTAGCGTGCGCAAGTCCGGCAACAAGGTCCGCATCACCGGGCAGCTCATCGACGCGACGACCGGCACGCACATCTGGGCGGAGCGCTTCGAAGGAATGCTCGACGACATCTTCGAGCTGCAGGATCAGATCGCCGAAAGCGTCGTCGGCGCCATCGCCCCGCAGCTCGAACGGGCGGAAATCGAGCGCGCCAAGCGCAAACCTACGGAAAGCCTCGACGCCTACGACTACTACCTGCGCGGCACGGCGAAACTACACAACGGCACTCACGAAGCCATCGACGAGGCGCTGTCGTTGTTCTACAAGGCCATCGAGCTCGATCCGGAGTTTGCTTCGGCCTATGGCATGGCCGCCTGGTGCCACTTCTGGCGCAAGTTGAATGGTTGGATGAGCGACCGAACGCGAGAGATCGCCGAAGGCGCTCGGCTTGCGCGTCTGGCGGTGGCGCTCGGCCGCGATGATGCGGTGGCGCTGACCCGCGGTGGACATGCATTGGGCCATCTTGCTGGCGATATCGATGGCGGCATAGCGCTGCTCGACAGGGCACGCCTGCTTAACCCTAACCTCGCCCCGGCCTGGTACCTGGGCGGCATCCTGCGCGCCCTGCGCGGTGAAACAGACGCCGCGATCGAAAACTTGACCCATGCCATGCGCTTGAGTCCGCTGGATCCGGAAATGTTCAGGATGCAGGTGGGGATGGCGCTCGCGCACTTCTTCGCCGGGCGCTTTGATTGCGCTGCGGACTGGGCGGAAAAGGCGTTGGGGAACCTGCCCAGTTTTCTGCCTCCGGTTGCGCTGGTGGCGGCCAGTCATGCGCTCACCGGACGAATGGACAAAGCGAGGCAGTCGATGCAGCACCTATACGATCTGGATCCATCTTTGCGCATCTCCAACCTGAAGGACTGGCTGCCAATCCAACGGCCTGAGGATCTCGCGCGGCTCGCGGATGGACTGCGGCTGGCGGGGTTGCCCGAGTGA
- a CDS encoding AMP-binding protein, translating into MNNNRPQTVYDLLLAAARPAPQVTAIRFVVDLDEVELSYSQTYEQLLSKLHKSVDMMRKLSGKSRPVVSLLLPNIPQAQVLLWAAETAGIANPLNPLLNDEALFQLMSKAQTDLVFALGPMYGNELWEKAIRVSSRLPNNPLCISVFSPAGEMHYDSEVHLYQNVHLAGDEAPAPSDIAAYYHTGGTTGTPKLACHTHANQTAAALAVMKSLQLSAKDIAINGLPIFHVAGAIVNSLAILGAGGQLVLPTVAGFRNPEVIRRHWRLIQDLGVTISSGIPTSMASMLDVPLEGADISSLRFLLSGGAPVPMKLHELALEKAERQLYQAYGMTECSGVIGLPNLAKTVVWGSVGHIAPPVEVRIDSGEICIRSPMVFPGYLGLDSPVTQDGWLKTGDLGYVDESGNLFITGRAKDLIIRSGHNIDPALIEGCLEQHPAVGMAAAVGMPDEYAGELPVAYVQLRAGAEISSEELLAYVMTHIAERPACPKKVIILEALPVTAVGKVYKPKLREDITDLLLEELFTRRIGPIGIKSRHTDSGRLVVDLWDIPLSEAEWCRNQLKRLNLQLEKLVFR; encoded by the coding sequence ATGAACAACAACCGCCCTCAGACTGTTTACGATCTCCTTCTCGCCGCAGCACGGCCAGCTCCGCAAGTGACTGCTATCCGGTTCGTGGTAGACCTCGACGAAGTCGAGCTTTCGTACAGCCAGACCTATGAGCAGCTGCTGAGCAAGCTACACAAGTCCGTTGACATGATGAGGAAGCTTTCAGGTAAGTCTCGCCCTGTAGTTTCGCTATTGCTGCCAAACATCCCTCAAGCCCAAGTCCTGCTCTGGGCAGCTGAGACTGCAGGTATCGCCAATCCCCTGAATCCGCTCCTGAACGATGAAGCCCTCTTCCAGTTGATGTCGAAGGCTCAGACGGATCTCGTATTCGCCCTCGGGCCTATGTATGGAAACGAGCTGTGGGAAAAAGCAATTAGGGTCTCCAGCCGGCTTCCAAACAACCCGCTGTGCATCTCCGTTTTCAGCCCAGCAGGAGAGATGCACTACGACTCCGAGGTGCATCTCTACCAAAACGTTCACCTGGCGGGAGACGAAGCGCCCGCTCCGAGCGACATCGCCGCCTACTACCACACGGGTGGTACCACGGGCACGCCCAAGCTGGCTTGTCACACACACGCCAACCAGACTGCTGCCGCCCTTGCCGTGATGAAAAGCCTGCAGTTATCGGCGAAGGACATTGCCATCAACGGTCTGCCCATCTTTCATGTGGCAGGGGCCATCGTGAATAGCCTGGCGATCCTTGGCGCGGGCGGACAGCTCGTTCTGCCTACCGTGGCAGGGTTCCGGAACCCCGAAGTGATTCGCCGGCATTGGCGCCTGATCCAGGATCTGGGCGTGACGATCAGTAGCGGGATTCCAACCTCGATGGCATCAATGCTCGACGTACCTCTGGAGGGCGCGGACATCAGCTCTTTACGTTTCCTCCTCTCTGGGGGCGCGCCGGTACCCATGAAACTTCACGAGCTGGCTCTGGAAAAAGCTGAGCGGCAGCTTTATCAGGCTTATGGCATGACCGAGTGCAGCGGCGTAATCGGGTTGCCGAATCTGGCGAAGACAGTGGTGTGGGGCAGCGTCGGCCATATCGCACCGCCCGTAGAGGTACGCATCGACTCGGGCGAGATCTGCATACGCAGCCCCATGGTTTTTCCAGGCTACCTCGGCCTTGACTCGCCCGTTACTCAAGACGGGTGGCTTAAGACCGGCGATCTCGGGTATGTGGACGAGTCCGGCAACCTCTTCATCACGGGACGGGCTAAAGACCTCATCATTCGCAGCGGGCATAACATCGACCCAGCCCTGATTGAGGGATGCTTGGAGCAACACCCTGCTGTAGGAATGGCCGCTGCGGTGGGAATGCCAGACGAGTATGCGGGCGAACTGCCCGTTGCCTATGTGCAGCTACGTGCCGGGGCGGAGATCAGCAGCGAAGAGTTGCTGGCCTACGTCATGACGCATATCGCGGAGCGTCCAGCCTGCCCCAAGAAGGTCATCATCCTTGAGGCACTACCAGTCACTGCCGTTGGCAAGGTGTACAAGCCGAAGCTGCGTGAAGACATCACCGACCTTCTACTGGAGGAGTTGTTTACTCGGCGTATAGGGCCGATCGGCATCAAGAGCAGGCACACCGATAGCGGTCGGTTGGTCGTCGATCTCTGGGACATTCCGTTGAGCGAAGCTGAGTGGTGTCGCAATCAGCTCAAGCGGCTGAACCTTCAGTTGGAGAAGCTAGTGTTCCGATGA
- a CDS encoding Crp/Fnr family transcriptional regulator, giving the protein MQLQNARLALQQQLGLQGISDEGLLSYLAKLARFHEMEKDEVIIKAGHIPTHFYVILSGMARYYYLSPNGKEWNKAFFHEGQWVGSLSSFLRRQPCSYTISALERCCLAALPVSIFEEGFEVNAQLQMLLNRYIQEIMLRNEEREALLLTCDSEARYLWLLEHQEWLVRRVPQYHLASYLGMEPASLSRIKGTLTNHRNTSFSN; this is encoded by the coding sequence ATGCAGCTCCAGAACGCTCGTCTGGCTCTTCAGCAGCAACTCGGTTTGCAAGGTATCTCCGACGAGGGGCTGCTCAGTTATCTGGCGAAGCTGGCGAGATTCCATGAGATGGAAAAGGACGAGGTTATCATCAAGGCCGGGCACATCCCCACCCACTTTTACGTCATCCTTTCAGGAATGGCGCGGTACTACTACCTGTCGCCCAATGGGAAGGAGTGGAATAAGGCCTTCTTCCACGAAGGGCAGTGGGTAGGATCGCTCAGCTCATTTCTCCGGCGACAGCCATGCTCCTACACCATTTCTGCGTTGGAGCGGTGTTGCCTGGCAGCGTTGCCGGTGAGCATTTTCGAGGAAGGGTTCGAAGTGAATGCGCAGCTGCAGATGCTGCTTAATCGCTACATCCAGGAGATCATGCTTCGCAACGAGGAACGCGAGGCCCTGCTTCTGACGTGCGACAGCGAGGCCCGCTATTTGTGGCTATTGGAGCATCAGGAGTGGCTGGTCAGGCGTGTGCCGCAATACCACTTGGCCAGCTACCTGGGAATGGAGCCGGCGTCCCTTTCCAGGATCAAAGGCACCTTGACAAATCATCGGAACACTAGCTTCTCCAACTGA
- a CDS encoding MFS transporter, protein MSTPSPGVPKATRREWVGLAVLALPCLLYSMDLTVLNLAVPKLSAALRPTNTELLWIVDIYGFVLAGALIPMGVLGDRIGRRRLLLIGAAAFGCASILAAFAPRVEALIAARALLGLAAATLAPSTLSLLRSMFLDPKQRTFAVGVWIASFSAGGAIGPLIGGVLLQFFWWGSVFLINLPVMVLLLAVGPRLLPEFRDPRAGRPDILSAALCIATVLAVIYGVKRIAGHDADWVAAATIISGMVIGAAFLHRQRNLAEPFIDLGLFRRMAFSAALAVNIFGFFVAFGTFLLIAQYLQLVIGLSPLVAGLWSAPSGLAFVVGAMLTPRIVNHLKPPHVIAIGFVIAALGFGLLTQTGTTHDLALVATAYAVFSLGLAPVFTLASDLIVSTAPPERAGAAAGISEMSTELGGALGIALLGSVVNIIYRGTVAGALGGDLPPDALEAARDTLGGALYVAGALPDELGASLVTVSRSAFVEAFQMTALASAAIALIAAAGTALVLGRPHQNPGNPSTSNAAEL, encoded by the coding sequence ATGAGTACTCCAAGTCCAGGGGTTCCCAAAGCGACCCGCCGTGAGTGGGTTGGGCTTGCGGTGCTGGCACTGCCCTGCCTGCTTTACTCCATGGACCTCACGGTGCTGAATCTCGCAGTGCCAAAGCTCAGCGCGGCCCTGCGGCCCACCAACACCGAGCTGCTGTGGATCGTCGACATCTACGGGTTCGTACTGGCCGGCGCCCTGATACCCATGGGCGTACTCGGTGATCGGATCGGTCGACGACGCCTGCTGCTGATTGGCGCGGCCGCGTTCGGTTGCGCGTCCATCCTGGCCGCGTTCGCCCCGCGTGTTGAGGCCCTCATCGCAGCTCGCGCGCTTCTCGGCCTGGCTGCGGCCACGCTCGCCCCCTCGACCCTGTCTCTGCTTCGCTCCATGTTTCTTGATCCGAAGCAACGCACGTTCGCGGTCGGGGTTTGGATTGCCAGCTTCTCGGCCGGGGGCGCGATCGGGCCGCTGATCGGCGGAGTGCTGCTCCAGTTCTTTTGGTGGGGCTCCGTGTTTCTGATCAACCTGCCCGTAATGGTACTGCTGCTCGCTGTGGGTCCAAGGCTGCTCCCCGAATTCCGGGATCCGCGGGCGGGCCGGCCGGACATCTTGAGCGCCGCACTGTGTATCGCCACGGTTCTGGCTGTCATTTACGGGGTCAAACGCATCGCTGGGCACGACGCAGACTGGGTGGCCGCGGCGACCATCATCTCGGGAATGGTGATCGGCGCCGCCTTCCTGCACCGACAGCGGAACCTTGCCGAGCCATTCATTGACCTCGGTTTGTTCCGGAGAATGGCGTTCAGCGCAGCCCTTGCGGTCAACATTTTTGGCTTCTTTGTCGCGTTTGGCACTTTTCTGCTAATCGCGCAATACCTTCAACTCGTGATTGGGCTCTCACCGCTCGTAGCGGGCTTGTGGTCGGCTCCTTCGGGTCTTGCGTTTGTTGTGGGCGCAATGCTCACGCCACGGATCGTAAACCACCTGAAACCGCCTCATGTGATCGCGATCGGATTCGTGATCGCTGCGCTTGGATTTGGCCTGCTGACGCAAACGGGAACGACGCACGATCTCGCCCTCGTGGCAACAGCGTACGCCGTGTTCTCACTGGGGCTTGCCCCAGTATTTACGCTCGCATCCGATCTGATCGTGAGCACCGCTCCACCTGAGCGAGCAGGGGCCGCGGCCGGGATTTCGGAGATGAGCACCGAACTCGGAGGTGCCCTCGGTATTGCGCTGCTGGGCAGCGTTGTGAACATTATCTATCGGGGAACTGTAGCCGGCGCGCTGGGCGGCGACCTGCCACCGGATGCGCTCGAAGCCGCCCGCGACACCCTGGGAGGCGCGCTCTACGTGGCGGGGGCTTTGCCCGATGAACTCGGTGCGAGTTTGGTCACCGTCTCGCGCAGCGCTTTCGTTGAAGCCTTTCAGATGACAGCCCTGGCTTCCGCTGCGATTGCGCTGATCGCAGCAGCCGGGACTGCCCTAGTACTGGGACGACCTCATCAGAACCCTGGGAACCCATCCACATCAAACGCGGCTGAGCTATAA
- a CDS encoding YybH family protein translates to MTPNQIFPIDWTAVADAFCKAWSSNRGSPDYDYLANLYAPDNDVIIYDTLPPLNGFLGFTQLRSEIYPGLEQIAVERTGDVVAREMAAGHIVVTCYPFRLQYVFADGRKMSIDARISEVWERRSDGYRIVHEHPSTVYAMG, encoded by the coding sequence ATGACACCGAACCAAATTTTCCCCATCGACTGGACTGCCGTGGCGGACGCTTTCTGTAAAGCCTGGTCCAGCAACCGGGGTTCGCCCGATTACGACTACCTGGCGAATCTTTACGCACCAGACAACGATGTGATCATCTACGACACACTCCCACCCCTAAACGGCTTTCTAGGCTTCACACAACTTCGAAGTGAGATCTATCCGGGGCTTGAGCAAATTGCGGTCGAACGGACGGGTGACGTCGTGGCGAGAGAGATGGCTGCTGGACATATTGTGGTCACCTGCTATCCATTTCGCTTGCAATACGTATTTGCAGATGGCCGCAAGATGTCGATCGATGCAAGGATCAGTGAAGTGTGGGAAAGACGAAGCGACGGATACCGCATCGTTCATGAACATCCCTCTACCGTCTATGCCATGGGCTGA
- the tig gene encoding trigger factor, producing the protein MQVSVENTSALERRMTIGVPAERIEAEVNKRLQQTALKAKIPGFRPGKVPMSVIRQRYEADARQEALGNVIQASFYEAIVEQKLNPAGAPAVEPKVFEKGKDLEYVATFEVFPEFQVAGFEGIAIERLQADVADADLDNMLEILRKQNTRFEKAERDAQDGDQLNIDFVGKVDGEAFAGGSAKGTQLVLGSNRMIPGFETGLVGAKAGEERVLNLTFPADYQNLDLAGKEAEFTVTVNSISEPKLPELNDDFFTLFGIKEGGLEGFRTEVRKNMERELRQAIKSKVKNQVMEGLLAGNPIEVPKALLSNEVDRLRVQAVQQFGGNIKPDQLPAELFEEQAKRRVVLGLIVAEVVKQFELKPDEARVRELIQEMASAYQEPEQVVSWYYKNDQQLNEVRSVVLEEQVVDTVLQKANVTDKQVSYEEAVKPAEAPQAA; encoded by the coding sequence ATGCAAGTTTCTGTTGAAAACACTTCCGCTCTTGAGCGTCGCATGACCATTGGCGTTCCGGCTGAGCGCATCGAGGCCGAAGTCAACAAGCGTCTGCAACAGACCGCCCTTAAGGCCAAGATTCCAGGCTTCCGTCCGGGCAAAGTGCCGATGAGCGTGATTCGTCAACGTTATGAAGCTGACGCTCGTCAGGAAGCGCTGGGCAACGTGATCCAGGCCTCTTTCTACGAAGCCATTGTCGAGCAGAAGCTGAACCCGGCTGGCGCCCCTGCTGTAGAGCCGAAGGTGTTCGAGAAAGGCAAGGATCTGGAATACGTCGCTACTTTCGAAGTGTTCCCGGAGTTTCAGGTGGCTGGCTTTGAAGGCATTGCTATCGAGCGTCTGCAGGCTGATGTGGCTGATGCGGACCTCGACAACATGCTGGAAATCCTGCGCAAGCAAAACACTCGCTTCGAGAAAGCCGAGCGTGATGCCCAGGACGGCGATCAGCTGAATATCGATTTCGTTGGCAAGGTCGACGGCGAAGCATTCGCCGGCGGTTCTGCCAAGGGTACTCAGCTGGTGCTGGGCTCCAATCGCATGATCCCGGGTTTCGAAACCGGTCTGGTCGGCGCCAAAGCCGGTGAAGAGCGCGTGCTCAACCTGACGTTCCCGGCCGATTATCAGAATCTGGACCTGGCTGGTAAAGAGGCTGAATTCACGGTCACCGTCAACAGCATCTCCGAGCCTAAGCTGCCGGAGCTGAATGACGACTTCTTCACCTTGTTCGGCATTAAAGAAGGCGGTCTGGAAGGCTTCCGCACCGAAGTTCGCAAGAACATGGAGCGCGAGCTGCGTCAGGCCATCAAATCCAAGGTGAAGAACCAGGTGATGGAAGGCTTGCTGGCCGGCAACCCGATCGAAGTGCCGAAGGCTCTGCTGAGCAATGAAGTTGACCGTCTGCGTGTGCAGGCTGTTCAGCAGTTCGGCGGCAACATCAAGCCGGATCAACTGCCGGCCGAGCTGTTCGAAGAGCAAGCCAAGCGCCGTGTGGTGCTGGGTTTGATCGTTGCGGAAGTGGTCAAGCAGTTCGAGCTGAAGCCTGACGAAGCCCGCGTGCGTGAGCTGATTCAAGAGATGGCTTCCGCTTACCAAGAGCCTGAGCAAGTCGTGTCCTGGTACTACAAGAACGACCAGCAGCTGAACGAGGTGCGTTCGGTTGTACTGGAAGAGCAAGTTGTAGATACTGTTCTGCAGAAGGCCAATGTGACCGATAAGCAGGTCTCTTACGAAGAAGCGGTCAAGCCGGCGGAAGCCCCGCAAGCAGCCTGA
- the clpP gene encoding ATP-dependent Clp endopeptidase proteolytic subunit ClpP, producing the protein MSRNPFMQQMPDIQAAGGLVPMVIEQTARGERAYDIYSRLLKERVIFLIGPVEDYMANLVAAQLLFLEAENPDKDIHLYINSPGGSVTAGMSIYDTMQFIKPDVSTICIGQACSMGALLLAGGAAGKRYCLPHSRMMIHQPLGGFQGQASDIEIHAREILTIRDRLNKILADHTGQPIDVIARDTDRDNFMSGDDAVKYRLIDQVLTKRQLAG; encoded by the coding sequence ATGTCCCGTAATCCTTTTATGCAGCAAATGCCTGACATCCAAGCCGCAGGCGGCCTGGTGCCCATGGTGATCGAGCAGACCGCCCGTGGCGAACGTGCCTATGACATCTATTCGCGTCTGTTGAAGGAGCGAGTGATTTTCCTGATAGGCCCGGTAGAAGACTACATGGCCAATCTGGTGGCTGCGCAGCTCTTGTTCCTCGAAGCGGAAAACCCGGACAAGGACATTCATCTCTATATCAACTCGCCGGGTGGTTCGGTGACTGCGGGCATGTCGATCTACGACACCATGCAATTCATCAAGCCGGATGTCTCCACCATCTGCATCGGCCAAGCCTGCAGCATGGGTGCATTGTTGCTGGCGGGTGGCGCGGCGGGTAAGCGCTATTGCCTGCCTCATTCGCGGATGATGATTCACCAGCCGCTGGGTGGTTTCCAGGGGCAGGCTTCGGATATCGAGATTCACGCCCGCGAGATTTTGACCATTCGTGATCGCCTGAACAAGATTTTGGCGGATCACACTGGTCAACCGATTGACGTTATTGCCCGCGACACTGATCGTGACAACTTCATGAGTGGCGATGATGCGGTCAAATACCGCCTTATCGACCAGGTGCTTACCAAGCGTCAGTTGGCTGGCTAA